Below is a genomic region from Anaerolineae bacterium.
CGCCTGTCGCTGCGATTTGTATCGGCAATACTTCAAGGATAAATTATGATCGCCACACCTATGGAAGCGTCGGATTTTTATGTGGCCGGGGGCACCTTGCGGCCCGGTTCTCCCTCTTACGTGGAACGTCCGGCCGACGCGGAATTATATCACCGGACTTTGGCCGGTGAATTCTGCTACGTTCTCACCGCCCGGCAAATGGGCAAGTCCAGTTTGATGATCCGCACCGCCCAGCGGCTTAAAACGCAAGGAGTTCGCTCGGCCATTGTGGATTTGAATCGCCTGGGCACCGACATCAGCATTGAACACTGGTATCTGGGCCTGCTCAGCCAACTCAAACGCAACCTGAAACTGCCGGTAGATTTAGAGGATTGGTGGCAGCGGCAGGCGGTGGGTTACGTTCAACGTTTCACCGACTTTCTCCACGACATCGTTTTGCAAAACATAGAAGGCCAGGTGGTCATCTTTATTGACGAAATAGACAGCACCCTCAAACTGCCCTTTTCCGACGACTTTTTTGCCGCCATCCGGGGCCTCTACAACGCCCGCGCCACCGACCCCAACTACGAGCGACTGGTGTTTGTGCTGTTGGGTGTGGCCACCCCCGCCGAACTCATCAAGGACCCGCGCCGCACCCCCTTTAACATTGGCCAGGCTGTTGACCTGACCGACTTCAGCCGCGAAGACGCCCAACTCTTACAACAAGGTTTAATCATTGACCATCCCCAAGAAGGCCAGGCCATTTTTGACCGTATCTACTATTGGACCAACGGCCATCCCTATCTTACGCAAAAATTATGTTTAGAGGTGGTTGAAGCCAAAGATGGCCCCTGGCCGGATGAGCGGGTGGACAAGCTGGTTGAAAAACTATTTCTTACCAAAGAGGCCCGCAAAGAAACCAACCTGAAATTCATTCAAGACAGCATTGCCAACAGCCCCCAGCGCGACCGGCACAAACTGCTTACCCTTTATCGCCAGGTTTACACCGGCAAAAAAATTCTTGAAGACGAACGCTCCCTGGAACAAAACCGGCTAAGATTATTTGGCCTGGTGCGGGTCAAAGACGGAATTTTGCAAACCAGGAACGAAATCTACCGCCAGGTGTTTGACCTGGCCTGGATCAAACAACACACGCCCGTAGATTGGTCGCGCTGGTTGATCGTTCTGTTAACCTTTATCATTATCGCCCTGGTTAGCGGTTTTTGGGGCTACAATTACTGGCAAAACCGGCAAGAAACCCAGGCCCTGGTTGACCAATTCCGGGCCACCACCGACCCCGATATCCGCATTACCAGTTTGGCCAACCTCTTTGATCGGGGCGCCGAACAACAGGCCCGCCGCTTATTTTTTGAAGACCTCTCGGCAGAAGAACGCCCGGTTCTTTTTAACTGGGCCGACCCGCAGCAGGTGGGGCCGCAAATGATCACCGCCATCAAAGGCTTATACACTCGCCTGGAAAACAGCGAGCCAAACAACGACCTGCTTAGCACCATGGCCAAACCCCTGGCCGAAATAAAAAATGACGCCCGGGCCGAAACCCTGGCCCAAGAAATAGCGCAGTGGCTTAAAGGCCGCGAGTTCTACAACCAGGGAGAATACTCCCTGGCCATTGACACCTATAATAAAGCCATTAGCCTGAACGACCGCAACGCCGGCGTTTATTTTGACCGGGCTTTGGCTTACGTGGCCTTGAATCAAGCGGGGCCGGCCCTGGCCAATTTTGAACAGGTGCTGCTGTTAGAGGATGACGACACCCGCGCTAACCGCATCACCGCCCTCATTATGAGCGACCCCTTACTCTACAAAGCCGTCGGCGCGGCCAACGGGCAATCATATCCGGCGATTGTGGCCATTGTGCCCACCCCTACGCCTACCGCCACCCCTACGTTTACGCCCACGCCCACCCCTACCTCCACCGCCACGCCCACGCCCACGGATACCCCTACTCCCCCTGCCTCCTCAACGCCAGTTGAACCGACACCTGTTCTATCCGCCACCGATACCCCCACCAGCCCCCCTACCCCTACGCCATCGCCAACCCTTACCCCCACCCCCCAACCGGCCACTATTGTTTACGTCCAGAGCCGGGGGGCCAACCACGATCTGGGCCTGGTCAGTTCTGCCGGCCAACTCCTCGACGCCGAACTGCATCGCCTGGCCGCCGCCCCGGCCTGGTCGCCGGATGGCGCAATGGTGGCATTTTACGGGGAGCAAGGCATTAGCGAATTGGGCGGCGTTTATGCCCAGGGCAACGGCATCTGGCTGATTGACATCCAAACCCGCACCCCCCGCCTGCTTTTTCAGATTGACCACGTTAAAAATGTAACCTGGTCGTTGGACGGCACCAAGTTGGCCTTTGAATTTGGCCCGCCCTACAACACCACCCACGCGGTGGTGATAGTGGACGTCAGAAACGGCCAGGAACTCAATCGCTTCCCCGGCGAACAACCGGCCTGGCTGCCCAACAGCGCCGAGTTGGTGATTAAATCCTGCCAACCCGAATGTGGCTTGTGGCAGGTTGGCGGGGCCACGAACAAACTATTAACGCGCGATCCCACCGACAGCTACCCGGCCATCTCGCCCGACGGCAAATATATGGTTTTTTCTTCCCGCTTTCGGGATGTGGACTGGGAAATATACCGGTTCAACCTGCAAGACCAGGCTGAAGAAATACTACGGCTGACCCAGCGCGCCGGGACCGATACCACCCCCGTTATTAGCCCGGATGGGCTGGAGATTTATCTGCGGACGGATGCTTTTGGGGACTGGCAGGTTACGGCCATGACCATTGACGGCAAAAATGAACGGCTCATCAAGGGCAATATTGGGGCCAGCGAAGATTGGGGGTTGGCTCGACCGGCGGTGCATTAAGTCTTTTTTTCATCGCCAGATCTTTTGCCCCTGGCCCGGCCCACGTTCCGCAACTCCTGGCGAACGCGCTGCCACTGCTGTTTGGCCGAGGCGGCCTGTTCCTCGTCAAAACCTTCCTGGCTATAGCGGGCGCGGACAAACACGTCGGTCATGGCGGCTACTTCCGGCTCCACATCTGGGACAGCCTGCTCCAGGTTTGGCTCGTATTCAAAGGGGGTTTCAAAAATTCTGCGGGCCAGTCGCCGCCGTTCGGCCCGTTTGAGAATGTTCAGGTAATAGTACAAAATCCGCTCGCGGGCCGATAACCTGCCCATGCCAAACCAGCCCCGGGCGCCGGTTAACACATTTGGCCGGTTGCTGTGGCCGGGCAATTTAATTATTTCGGCAATAACGTCAACACCGGCTGTAACCAGGCGACGCAACTGCTGCCAAAACTGCTTCAGCAGATTGAGAACAAAATTAACCGGCTTAAACCCTTTGAGCGCGGTCAACAATTCCGGGCGGTCGTTCAAGTAAACCTTAACCAGATACCAGATAATGGCCAGGGCCACCAGCCAAAAAATCAGCGAACGCAGCGCCTCTAACCAGGGCACAGGCGCTGCCGCCAGGGCAGGCTCCGGCAGCGGCGGCAGTTCCTCCGGCGGAGCCTCTGCTTCTTCCGGGGGTGCGCCAAACAAGCTGAACAGCCAGGCCAGCGGCAGGGAAAAAAGCATCAATAAAAGCTGCATCAGAAAGGTGAGGACTTTTACCACAAACAGAATCACAATTGCTGCGCTGGTTAAAAAACCCATTGTATAATTGGTGGGCAGCAAAAAAACCGCCGCCGTCACCAGGCCCAAAAATATCAGGCCGTATTTGGCCCATTGTTTGGCCAGGTCGGAGCCAATCTCCACTTTTTGGAAACGCCAACTCATCATCAGCCGGGCTAAATTGGCCTGGCTCAAGAGAATCAAGCCCAGCATAAAATAAACCAACACGTTAATAATGATGCCGCTGATGTTGGAACGTTGCCAATCGGTCAATTCAGACAAGCCGTACCTGATAATCAATTGACTCATCCCCGACACTATCACCAATATAATCCCCCCAAAAAAGAAGCGCCCCGTCAATTTTTCCAGGGGGGCAATGCGCTCGGAACGGAACGTGAAAGGATCGTACAATGCCTCAAAATCGGCGATGGTTAAGGTGGCCGCCACCCACGAGGCCACGGCCAAGAATACCATTACGTAAAATTCAGAACTTATCACGTTTATGGGATTCCACCACATGGCCTTTAAATCGGCCACAATAAAGGCCATGGGCTTGTTGGCGTAACTGATTATTTTGAGAAACACAAGCAGCACCACCCACTCCGCCAGCCGGTAGCGCCATATAGAAATGTCGCGCATATGATAAATTCTGAAAAGGCGAAAGGAATAAATGGCTTCCACCGTTACCAGCAGCATGCCAAACAAAAAGTAAGCGCCGCGCCAGTTTGGATTGATCAAACGCACAAAGTTGACCAGGGAAATATTGAAGCACATGATCATAATGGTCAGCAACAGGGGCCTGAAGAAATTATCGGCCCAGGGATTACGTTTGACTTGGGGTAATTTTTCTTCTTCTATGGGACCAACGACCATACTTCAACATCCTTTTCCTGGCGCACCTTAAAAGTGGGCACGTCCAGATCGGCCAGGTCTTCTTCGCGCGTCTGGCGAGTGCGGGTGGGGGTAGCCAACACCAACGTCACCCGAAAGCCGGACTGCTTGAGAAACAACAGCATTTTGGAGAGGGCTTCTGACGGATGGCTGGTGATAATAATAATAGTGGCGCCCCAGGCTAAATGCATCGCTTCCTGGCGGATATTCTCCAAAAAATGGGTGTCCTGTTCGGCAATCTGAATGCGGGCCAGCACTTCCAGAATTTGCATCAGTTGGTCGCGTCCCTTGCGGGGGGGCAACCTGAATTGCTGTATTTTCCCGGCCAGCGGATCCATGCCGGCAACACTCAAGCCAACGGGCAATTCTTCACGGATAGCAATGTGGTTGGCCAACGAAGCAGCCACAATAATGGCCAGTTCAATGGCCGGGTCAGGATAGCCGCAGTGGGCATAATCAGGACGGCTCAGGTTGAGAAAAATGGCATTCTCGCGGGCAATGGCCGGTTGAAACTGTTTTACCAACATCTGGCCGGTGGCCGCGGTGGCCGTCCAATGAATGTGGCGCGGGTTGTCGCCCGGCGTATAAGCCCGCACCCCTATGGGGCGGGCCGGGTCTTGAAAAAGCGGCACGGGGGTGGGCAAAACAACCTGGGGGCTGTGGGTAGGCAAAACCAGCCGGGTAATGGGCACAATTTTGGGGTAAACAATCAGGTAATTTGAGGCCAGGTGACTGGTTAATGGTCGCCTAAAACCCAACAAGTCGCCGGTGTGCAAAGCAAGTGGGCCAATCATGTAGTAACCGCGCTTCCGCGCGTTGAGCGTATACTCCAGGGTATGGGTGGTTTTACCCGGCAGAGTAATTGCTTGTCTCAAAAAAGAAGGGCTGGCCAGGGCCAGGGGAAAGACCTCGTGGAGCAGCAACCAGGGGATGGGCAAGCGGGTTCGATTGTTAAACTTTAGCGTAACCGTGATTTTATCGCCCAAAAAGGCTCGCTGTTGCAAGGCGCGGCTGACTTCAAGCCGGCCCAGCACCCGCCGCGACCAGAAGTAGGACAGCAGGTAAATGCCCACAAAAAGATAAAGAATGGTAAAGAAAAAATCAATACGCAGCAGAGCGGCCACTACAAAAAGAAACAGGATGAAAGTGATAAAGTTACCCATTGGCCCCCTGCATTTTTAAAGAATTTCTGATGAGTTCCCCCGAGTTCCGTCATTGCAGGGGAACTCGGAGGATGCGGTTTGTCCTTCGGTTTACACTTCGCGGGCATCAACCACCTGGTCACCCAGGTTTTCCAATTTATCTATCAATTGACTCCGGCTGACGTTTTGCACTTTAACCACCATCCCATCCTCATTGGGTTTGTTGGGGGTAGGGAAGGAGCCAAAACTGACAATGTAACCGCCCAATTCAAAAATCGCCTGGGCCAGGCTGGCCAAAACTCCTTTTCGCTGCGGCACCGAGAGAGTCAGGCGCAGGCCGGGCTGCCCGCCGCCAAACATTTCCACAAAGGCCTTAAAAATATCCCGGTCGGTAATAATGCCCACCGGCTTGTAGTCGCCATCCACCACCGGCAGGCCGCCCACCTTTTTTTCGACCATCAGGCTGGCGGCGTCTTCAATGGGCGTGTCCGGGCTGGTGGTCACCACCTCTTTGGTCATCAATTCGTCAACTTGAATTTTAGATAGAACATACGTCAACTCCCATACACTCAGGGTGGTGGCCGGCGAGGGGGAGGCATACAACAAATCCCGCTCGGAAACAATGCCAATGAGTTTGCCCTTTTTATCAACCACGGGCAAACGGCGAAAACGATTCTCTTGCATGAGTTTGAGGGCGTCTTGAAAGGGCATGTCGGGCGCTACTGTTATGGGTGGTGAAACCATATGATCACGTACAAACATTGTATTCCTCCTGAATAATTATGATAGGTTATATGCAGCAAGTCAATGGGGAAAGTTGGTTAAAGCTATTATGCCTCATTATGTTGGCCCTGACAAGATGAAAAATTGGGTATCTATTTTTCCGGCGGAACCGCGATGAAGCCGGTTTTTACGCCTCGTTTAAATCCGGCAGCCTCATAAAAAGCAAACACCTCGGCGCGTTTTGAGCCGGTAAGCAGCATCACCTTATAACAGTCGGCCTCCCAGGCCACTTGCAGGGCATGCTGTAAAACCGCCTTGCCCAAACCTTGCCGCCGGTAGGCCGGATGGGTGATCACATTTTCAATCAGGCCGTAGGGACGCGCTCCCCGGGTTAAATTGGGAATAAGGGTCAGGGTGCAGGAAGCCACCAGTTGGCCTTCCAGTTCAACCCCAAAATAATGCAACAACGGGTTAGTAAAAATACCCTGCCACAGAGCAACCAGCTCCGGCTTTGAAGGCAAGGGCGTGTCTTGGGGATGGAGCTGCTGATAAAGTTGCAGCAGGGCGTCCAACTCGTCAAGGTTTACCGGTCGAATGATCATCGGGATTTTTAAAAGGTGAGGATAACAATTTAGCCAAGTAACTTTTTTATTTTACCCAACAAATCTCTGACCACAAACGGTTTGACCACGTAACCGTCAAACATTTGCGCGTAACTGGTGGTGGTCGTTTCATCTTCCAGGTAGTGGCGGGCAGTGAGCATGATCACGGGAATGTGAGCGTGCGTTTCACTCTGCCGGATAGTTTCCAGCACTTGCCAGCCGTCCATGCCCAGCATCATAATATCAAGGAGAATCAGGTCAATGTTTTGCTCTTGGTCCAATATGTCCAGGCCCTCTTTGCCGCTGTAGGCGGCCAGGACCTCAAAGCCCTCCCTTTCTAAAATCAGCTTACCCAGGCCGACCATTTCGTGGTCATCATCCACCATCAATATTCGCTGGGCCACGGCCTTACGCTCCCCAAAAAATTTAGTAAAAAACCTATGTAAAGTATAACATAGCCGGGATAAGTGTCAAGCCAGAATTTGACTAAAGTAAGGCCATTGCCAAAGTGATGGTTATGAGGTAAAATCAGGTTAAAAAGGCGGTGAAAATGGAATGTCGTCCCGGTTGTGGGGCTTGTTGCATTGCTATGTCAATCTCTTCGCCGATTCCGGGCATGCCCCACGGCAAACCCGCCGGGGTGCGCTGTATCCAGTTAACGCCCGACAATCGCTGCCGCCTGTTTGGCCAACCCAACCGGCCGGCCGTATGCGCCCAACTCCGCGCCAGCGAAGAGATGTGCGGGCACAACGCAGAGGAAGCCCTGGCCCGTATAACTGAGCTAGAACGGCTTACCCGGCCAGACTGAGACGGAAAAATCAAAACCAATATGCAACAATTAACCCTGTTTCAAGACACAAAAATTCAAAAAGACCTGGCCCGCCACAGATTTTCACATAATGGCGTTTGCCATGAAACCGCCCGGTTTGCTTTGGAAGAAAGGTACGCCCATCTTCTGGAAGAAACCGATAAATTTAACCGTCAACTGGTCAGTTTTCAAGCAAACAAAACTGAAGTTTTACACAGTTGGATCAAATATCGAGAAGGATTTTCCGCCAATCTGATTGAACTATTAATAAAAGAATTAGGAATTAGCCCCGGCGATGTCATTCTTGATCCTTTTGCCGGGTCGGCCACCACGCTATTAACGGCAAAAATGCTTGGCCTTGATGCGGTGGGGATTGAGCTTTTGCCCCACTGCCATTTGGCCTGGGAAGCTAAATCAAAGGCTTTTGATTATGACCTGGCTGAACTGCGCCATGTCCGTTTTTTGTTAGAGCAAACAACCCCACCTAAAACAAATGAGGCTTTCCCTCACTTGACCATTACTGAAACTGCTTTTCCGCCGCAGATTGAAAAAGAGGTGATGGCCTACACGCGCTGGTTTGAAACCCTAACCGTTAGCCAAAATACAAAAACACTCTGTAAACTGATTCTTATGAGTCTTTTAGAAGAAGTCAGCTATACCAGGAAAGATGGTCAATACCTGCGTTGGGATAGTCGGGCCGATAAAATCCGGGGTAATAATGAAAAACGTTTAGCCCAGGGCAAAAAACCAATTCAAGGCATAGATAAAGGTACATTACCCAGCCTCAAGCGGATAATCCTGGAAAAACTAAATACAATTATCATTGATATTGCCAAACTACAAAGAGACCCACCGCCGCCAAGCAGTCAAAAATTAATTGCGGGCAATACCCTTTACACGCTTCCCCCAATGGAACCCAATCAATTTGCTGCGGTGATTACATCTCCGCCTTACGCCAATAGATATGATTACACCCGCACTTACGCTCTTGAGTTGGCTTACTTGCAGGTAGATAATAAAATTTTTGACTTACGCCAAAATCAGCTTTCGTGTACGGTAGAAAATAAATCAAAAGAGAATGAGTTAAAAACCTTTTACCAATCGCTCGGTCAAGAGGGCCGGTATCAGCACATCTTGGAAATTATTCAAAGTAATCAGGCACTGGCGGAAATCAATGAGGCATTGTTGGCCAGACATAAACGGGAGGAGGTCAATAATCGAGGCATTTTGACCATGATTGACCAATACTTTACCGAACTGGCCTTTGTTTTTGCCGAACTATTCCGCGTTTGCCGGAGCGGGGCGCGCGTGGTTTTTGTTAACGACAATGTGAGATATGCGGGCGAAGTTGTGCCTGTTGACATGCTAAGCACCGATTTGGCGGAACAAGTTGGCTTCACGCCCGCCAAAATTTACGTTTTGCCCCAGCGTAAAGGAAACAGTAGCCAACAGATGGGCAAATTTGGCCGCGAGGCGCTGCGCAAAAGTATCACCATCTGGATAAAACCTTGAGTAAAGAGCTATGGCCGCCAGCAAAAAACGGACCTGGACAATAGACCAATTGGCCAAGAGCGAATTCTTTCACCAAAAACTCCACGAGTGGGAGCTAATGGATGTTGCTCAACGCCTTGACCAGATTAAGGGCGAAACCCTGGATAAGGATGTCAATAACGTAATGTCTAACCTATTCCAATTTTACACCGCTGCTGAAGCCCGCCAAACCATTCTTCACCGCCCGCCGGTGGGCGATACCAAAATCACGCCCACCCTGGCCCAGGGCATTGCCCGCGTATTTGGCGAAGCCATTGGCCCGGAAGAAGCCGTGCGCCGTATTCTGGCCGACGTGCGCCAGCGTGGGGAGTCCGCCGTTATTGACTGGACCGAAAAAATTGACGGCGTCCGCCTCAAAGACCTGACCGTGGCCCAGGCCGACCTGGACACAGCCTATCACAGCCTGGCCTCGGACGTGCGCCACGCCCTCCACTTTGCCGCCGACCGCATTCGCGCCTTTCACCAAAAGCAGCCCGGCCCCAGTTGGCTGGACTGGCGCGAGGGCGGCGGAGCCTTGGGCCAAATGATCCGGCCCCTGGAACGGGTGGGGGTGTACGCGCCGGGCGGCACGGCCCCCTACCCCAGCACGCTGCTGATGGGCGCGGTTACGGCGAGAGTGGCCGGAGTGGAGCAGGTGATTGTCACCACCCCCGCCGGCCGGGCCAACGAGATCAACCCGACCCTGTTGGCTGCGGCCAAAATAGCCGGAGTGGACACGGTGTACCGCATTGGCGGGGCGCAGGCGGTGGCGGCCATGGCCTATGGCCTGGAATCATTGCCCAAAGTGGACAAAATTGTCGGGCCGGGCAACATCTTTGTGACCCTGGCCAAACGGCAGGTCTACGGCTTGGTAGACATTGACGGCCTGCCCGGCCCCACCGAAACCTTGATCATCGCCGACGCCGCGGCCAACCCCACCCTGGTGGCCGCCGATCTACTGGCCCAGGCCGAACACGACACCATGGCCTCGGCCATTCTGGTAACGCCCAGCCAAACCCTGGCCGAAGCCGTGCAGGTGGAAATTGGCCGCCAACTCGAGAGCTTGAGCCGGGCCGACATCATTGCCGAAAGCCTGCAAAATCAAGGCGGGGCCGTGATTTGCGCTAATCTGAATGAGGCTCTAGAATTGAATAACCTGTACGCGCCGGAACACCTGTGCCTCCACGTGGCCGACCCCTGGGCGCTGGTTGGCCAAGTAAAACACGCGGGGGGCATCTTTTTGGGCGACCATGCCTACGAAGTTCTGGGCGACTACACCGCCGGGCCAACCCACGTAATGCCCACCATGGGCACGGCTCGTTTTGCCAGCCCGCTCAATCTACGCGATTTTACCAAAGTAATTACTATTTTCGGCCTGGATGCCGCCGAAGCCGCGGCTATAGCCCCCGCTGCCCAAATCCTGGCCGAAGCTGAAGGGCTGGACGCCCATGCAGCCTCAGTGAGGAGACGGTTCAATGAAGATTCGACAAGCAACGACCAATGACCAGGCCACCCTTTTGCGCTTGATGAGCGAGTCTCACCGGCAAGCCGGGAATGACGCGCCGCACGAGTGGGCCAAAACCAAAACGGCCATCACCATCCTCCTCAAGGATCCCCAGGCCGGTGAAGCCTACTTTATTCTTGATGAGCGCAATAACGCCGTGGGGTATATGATCATGTGTCGAGGCTTTAGCCTTGATTACGGGGGCTATTTCACCTGGGTCGAGGAAACCTACGTCCGCAAAGCCGAACAGGGACGTTTCCGCGATCAACGTTTTTCGCCTTAGTTCGTCCTTCGTCGTTCGTCATAATGAAATGCTGGATGAGTGCCATGAACTTCGACCCTAACACCATCATCCGTCCAAATATTGCCAACCTACAGCCCTACACTCCCATTTTGCCCTTTGAGGTGCTTTCGGCTCAATTGAAGCGCCAACCGGGAGACATTATCAAACTGGACGCCAACGAAAATCCCTACGGCCCGTCTCCTCTGGTGGCCGAGGCCCTGGCCGAAGCGCCTTTTTTGCACATCTACCCCGACCCGGAATGTCGGGCGTTGCGCCAGGCGTTGGCCGACTACACCGGCCTTGAGCTTGAGCATTTGCTGGTTGGCCTGGGCGCAGATGAACTGATTGACCTGATCATGCGTCTCTTCATCGAGCCGGGCGATGCCATTGTCAACTGCCCTCCCACGTTTGGCATGTACGCCTTTGACGCCGACGTAAATGGAGCGCAGGCGATCAACATCTGGCGGCGACCTGATTTTTCAATTGACCTGGCCGAAATTGAGGCATTATTTTCCCTTCCGCCAAAAGAGGACGATCAAAAAAGGGTGACGCCCAAACTCATCTTTGTGGCCTCGCCCAACAACCCCGACGGCTCTCTGCTTGGCCAGGCCGAACTGGAACGGCTATTGGCCCTGCCGGCAGTGGTAGTGTTGGATGAGGCTTACGTGGAATTCAGCGGACAGAGTCATCTCCGCTGGGTCAAACAATATGACAACCTGATTGTATTGCGCACGTTCAGCAAATGGGCCGGCCTGGCCGGATTGCGGGTAGGGTACGGCGCGTTTCCCCCGGTCATCATCGAGCACCTGTGGAAAATTAAACAGCCCTACAACGTGCCCGTGGCCGGGCAACTGGCGGCCCAGGTTTCCCTGTCTGATCGGGAACGATTGATGGGCAACGTGGCCAAAATTATTGCGGAACGAGAAAAATTTTACTCGGCCCTGGCTCAATTCAGTTGGCTCAAGCCGTATCCCAGCCAGACCAATTTTGTGCTTTGTAAAGTTGAGGGGGGGCGCCGGGCCGCTGAGATCAAACAAAAACTGGCGGAGCAAGGTATTTTGGTGCGCTATTATCAATCGCCGGGCTTAACCGACCATCTGCGCTTCAGTATCGGCACGCCGGCCCAAATGACCCGGCTGGTGGAAGTTTTAAAGCAGCTATGAAAAAAAGCAAATCAAAATCAAAACTCAAAATAGACGCGCTTATCTTTTCGCTCAATGATGTTTTGATTGACGTCAGCCGCTCTTACCGCGAGGTGGTCCCCAAAACGGTGCAGCTCTATCTGGAACAGGCCCTGGGGCTGCCCTCGTCTGATGAACCCCTGCTCACCGCCGATGAAGTCACTCTCCTGCAAAAAGTCGGCAATTTTACCGACCATTGGGAACTGGCCGCCGCTTTTATCTTGTACTTTATTGAAATGCTTCCCCCCGTGCCAATCCCCACCTTTCCTTCTAAAGTGCATGTGCCGGCCATCATTGCCTATTTGCAAATGGCCCGGGGCGGCCTGCAAATCACGGTAGATAACCTGCGCGAGCAAAAAGATGTTTCCCAAATGGCTGCCCAAATTGCGGCCAAAGGAGGGGGCATTAACGGCGCCTATGAAGCTTTACCCGGCCAAAACCGCCATCTCCTGGTAGACGTGGGTAGTATCACCAAAACCAATCTGGTGGGCCGGATTTTTCAAGAACTGTACCTGGGCAAGGCGCTTTTTGAAAGAATTTATGAACAACCGGCCGTTACCGTGCAAAGCGCGGGTTACATTGAAAACGAAACACTCTTGATTGACCGCGATATTTTGACCCAAATCCGGGAAAAAGTGCCGCTGGGCCTTATTTGCAACCGCCCGCGGATCGAAGTGAATTACTCCTTACAGGCCCACCAAATTGAGGATTTTTTTCAAGCCATTGTTACGCTCGACGAGGTGCGCGAGGCTGAAAGCAAACCCATCCCCGACCCCTGGCCTCTGCTCGAAGCAGCCCGGCGCATCTATCCCACTCCGGTGCATACGGCCTACATCGGCCCCAATCCCGGCGATGTGCAAGCAGCCAAAGCGGCCAATCAAACCATGCCCTTTACCGCCATTGCCTGCCTGGTTGGCGCCCACGATAAAGAAGCGTTGCGCCGAGAATTTGAAAAACTCAAAGCCAATATCATCCTGGGCCACCCCGACCATTTGAAAGACCTGATCCTTGACTGATTGATTTTATATTTAGGGAGTTGACCTTTGACCAACCTACCTCGTCTGGCCACCGTTACCCGCAAAACGGGCGAAACCGACATTGAGATCACCCTCAACCTGGACGGCGCCGGCCAGTCCAACATTCAAACCGGCGTGGGTTTTTTGGACCACATGCTGCACGCCCTGGCCCGCCACGCCCGCTTTGATTTGACCGTGCGGGCCAAAGGCGACCTGCACATTGACGAGCACCACACCGTGGAAGATGTGGGCCTTGTGCTGGGGCGCGCCCTGGCCCAGGCCCTGGGCGACCGCACCGGCATCACCCGCATGGGCCACGCCGTGGTGCCGATGGATGAAGCGCTGGCCATGGTAGCTGTGGATTTTGGCGGGCGGGGCTACTTTGAGTTTGACGGCAAC
It encodes:
- a CDS encoding AAA-like domain-containing protein, with amino-acid sequence MIATPMEASDFYVAGGTLRPGSPSYVERPADAELYHRTLAGEFCYVLTARQMGKSSLMIRTAQRLKTQGVRSAIVDLNRLGTDISIEHWYLGLLSQLKRNLKLPVDLEDWWQRQAVGYVQRFTDFLHDIVLQNIEGQVVIFIDEIDSTLKLPFSDDFFAAIRGLYNARATDPNYERLVFVLLGVATPAELIKDPRRTPFNIGQAVDLTDFSREDAQLLQQGLIIDHPQEGQAIFDRIYYWTNGHPYLTQKLCLEVVEAKDGPWPDERVDKLVEKLFLTKEARKETNLKFIQDSIANSPQRDRHKLLTLYRQVYTGKKILEDERSLEQNRLRLFGLVRVKDGILQTRNEIYRQVFDLAWIKQHTPVDWSRWLIVLLTFIIIALVSGFWGYNYWQNRQETQALVDQFRATTDPDIRITSLANLFDRGAEQQARRLFFEDLSAEERPVLFNWADPQQVGPQMITAIKGLYTRLENSEPNNDLLSTMAKPLAEIKNDARAETLAQEIAQWLKGREFYNQGEYSLAIDTYNKAISLNDRNAGVYFDRALAYVALNQAGPALANFEQVLLLEDDDTRANRITALIMSDPLLYKAVGAANGQSYPAIVAIVPTPTPTATPTFTPTPTPTSTATPTPTDTPTPPASSTPVEPTPVLSATDTPTSPPTPTPSPTLTPTPQPATIVYVQSRGANHDLGLVSSAGQLLDAELHRLAAAPAWSPDGAMVAFYGEQGISELGGVYAQGNGIWLIDIQTRTPRLLFQIDHVKNVTWSLDGTKLAFEFGPPYNTTHAVVIVDVRNGQELNRFPGEQPAWLPNSAELVIKSCQPECGLWQVGGATNKLLTRDPTDSYPAISPDGKYMVFSSRFRDVDWEIYRFNLQDQAEEILRLTQRAGTDTTPVISPDGLEIYLRTDAFGDWQVTAMTIDGKNERLIKGNIGASEDWGLARPAVH
- a CDS encoding DUF4129 domain-containing protein, yielding MVVGPIEEEKLPQVKRNPWADNFFRPLLLTIMIMCFNISLVNFVRLINPNWRGAYFLFGMLLVTVEAIYSFRLFRIYHMRDISIWRYRLAEWVVLLVFLKIISYANKPMAFIVADLKAMWWNPINVISSEFYVMVFLAVASWVAATLTIADFEALYDPFTFRSERIAPLEKLTGRFFFGGIILVIVSGMSQLIIRYGLSELTDWQRSNISGIIINVLVYFMLGLILLSQANLARLMMSWRFQKVEIGSDLAKQWAKYGLIFLGLVTAAVFLLPTNYTMGFLTSAAIVILFVVKVLTFLMQLLLMLFSLPLAWLFSLFGAPPEEAEAPPEELPPLPEPALAAAPVPWLEALRSLIFWLVALAIIWYLVKVYLNDRPELLTALKGFKPVNFVLNLLKQFWQQLRRLVTAGVDVIAEIIKLPGHSNRPNVLTGARGWFGMGRLSARERILYYYLNILKRAERRRLARRIFETPFEYEPNLEQAVPDVEPEVAAMTDVFVRARYSQEGFDEEQAASAKQQWQRVRQELRNVGRARGKRSGDEKKT
- a CDS encoding DUF58 domain-containing protein: MGNFITFILFLFVVAALLRIDFFFTILYLFVGIYLLSYFWSRRVLGRLEVSRALQQRAFLGDKITVTLKFNNRTRLPIPWLLLHEVFPLALASPSFLRQAITLPGKTTHTLEYTLNARKRGYYMIGPLALHTGDLLGFRRPLTSHLASNYLIVYPKIVPITRLVLPTHSPQVVLPTPVPLFQDPARPIGVRAYTPGDNPRHIHWTATAATGQMLVKQFQPAIARENAIFLNLSRPDYAHCGYPDPAIELAIIVAASLANHIAIREELPVGLSVAGMDPLAGKIQQFRLPPRKGRDQLMQILEVLARIQIAEQDTHFLENIRQEAMHLAWGATIIIITSHPSEALSKMLLFLKQSGFRVTLVLATPTRTRQTREEDLADLDVPTFKVRQEKDVEVWSLVP
- a CDS encoding CBS domain-containing protein, with the protein product MFVRDHMVSPPITVAPDMPFQDALKLMQENRFRRLPVVDKKGKLIGIVSERDLLYASPSPATTLSVWELTYVLSKIQVDELMTKEVVTTSPDTPIEDAASLMVEKKVGGLPVVDGDYKPVGIITDRDIFKAFVEMFGGGQPGLRLTLSVPQRKGVLASLAQAIFELGGYIVSFGSFPTPNKPNEDGMVVKVQNVSRSQLIDKLENLGDQVVDAREV